From a single Drosophila sulfurigaster albostrigata strain 15112-1811.04 chromosome 3, ASM2355843v2, whole genome shotgun sequence genomic region:
- the LOC133840473 gene encoding small subunit processome component 20 homolog yields MAAITEKSKDTNTFRFKSFTERVNEIDLRHLALYHIGHKNEQLEEVENETYFQQTLQKWNVLNLTEEYNYFSKRCRNIVTLPQLLHQKDFVIDLLLERLATATTLSQQPLLELLYVLARDLREEFYAYFQRVLDRLICLLNTQDAEQLEWTLICLAHLFKTLKSYLKRNIGVVFNAILPLLDEQHYPDHVTNFAVECFAYIARDVRDFPRFLAYVLKTVLREQVESVHGCGRLLYEILRGVNGHLHICAAELVAHVLQVLVNEGASHTNAQTALLSDILQHSLGLLLNFIQVDQSVVLWQQLCGAVAKPELSVTATVQLLELMLPLVTHKDGRYIAELSLLVPTMLKLLDRHMTLTTAEPLQQLSTLVSSLLQARQTQLSQLDASRLLQQQLKVHQVSRVVYVEFILQMLDYKQFELLVLPHVVAHYEEQLDESALELLARIVQHKRPLAVDAQSLSDWQAYVIQLKQSKTMTHVEKQLQNIDINDESQLLLLLLLPHLRGFSKQSLESSLQVAIEQQLTSTSSYDSQLLLLLLQTHALLKFKLAKKVRHQLQQTLLPSIASDPRALACLQLMLLKTSKGELDANDVDAILEPVSQLLSQSAAQCRRMAAHCLQLLGALRVKNNPYEYFAGACSIELTVHNYRELLLQLQQLEPAAAQFKQYAQLPHFKEHAVSLLLGLLYNNFKFVWAPVQQLLAEYLKVMTNDEFWTLFKAKLLQTNEYIDYTKETTTLAQPKQRDYNSSALGSLLPLEESQQQITLQQALNYRQLLWQCIPKLGSIAEVKNADLVRLFLQFVEREYRGQLEHAEYTWNLQETAADDIEVDEEPEESTPAKGRQKRRTRNLHAKFILQTLQLKLSCFVAQPNPKALHREPEMREFYLELLAGPNAQLQQLALDCLVAYKQPAALVQHKEQLSGLVDEAKFKASLTGFELSSLAAQQRTELMPYMLRLLYGHLNKGNQRQLSGQQRKTLILRFLGQLDEQEILGFLRMAFSRFENYTNQPVELLVEFVRKEFVATSVIAARQLQRIVNLLELIRKEFAGRLSADFQVYVLKLLLLAGGVSQQALSSHGAAGKLLNAYRNVRHAALQTLVSYFDQLLDNAELWQESQLSAICEVFVWPNLARLPQESIHAPTPLLKLLLLWGSEPRFHSWLQERSPTDADAPTIMKQLMALLLNDKAKHLVRRPLLQLVEQLLECANSKEKEDDQAQGALALAILQPYIPDVLQLMQASWKQKKSGKQSLDKRELNILSLLTVHVQQPETCETLLQLLLPIFIKQAANANASPETVLQLIQTLANLSQRVPAPHQYVRQLAPLFEQVHALPARKLLCELLAEMAKRLHKQAKLEQQLQPAAEQLREWARIVLLLNAWDKRWLEQPDYDKRLQALNELKQQLEQPKEQVVIDLELGLLVTYNCFYMLRHVSDLGMRVNIGELLKLLLPHLTRQLKQEQLHHWLEDCLLPLLQRCLRDERHEHARSEAIGLLGELARQCPQVHDVLRDLAPLTDQHDLEVDFFENMLHLQTQRHGRGLQRLVNIAGGASWRATPPCARSLTQFLLPLATRYLLSEKHSGKHTLVDAAIEAVGVMCELLPWQHYQAVLRHYLQRLRHSHSQQKQCVRLVVRVLDAFHFDLSNAHADVAALAQLKQKLSESVVEEQPKEEEVEKTEGEPEEKPVKEEDGEIDFEADKVEEEETETETEQPKQRQDKTLAPNAAKRVMATITSVLLPTLNRAITEKTNYDTKHKVNRRRLSYEREEEEIQRVPIALAMVKLLQKLPQELLDNSLPGIFMKVCTFLRSPLKSVRMLTRDILKKIMLTLGGSCLGLLLEQLQSLLTRGFQVHVLSVTLHGVLDALRGQLQPTHIESCLQNLLEVALNDIFGDVNAEKEVDKIVAHTPEAKPSAKSYLTLNIAARHIRDNCLLDLLLPFKEQLARTHSRKVTQKIQECFAKIVAGLVENTHIARESLLIFIYGTMSESITDLLPGTQKRQLSAKEQALMRRARPDCLLLQPAPGRRSVTTGNKQVKSSAQANAHILIEFGLELLHFVLKRKKLTDLDYQPFLHPLLPLLRDALSSNHARTTSYALKCYTAIWLGEYELAELNAEQLAPVVKRMFDILKNFSTFGATRQEENAQLVRASFKAVVALLRKCEDYALTAEQIEQLLLHIEQELQEGECSSQTMCFTLLKALVGRKVDTRSLHDLMKRLGDLSIISQSDHVRDESRSILITYIMEYPLQQRVEQLMKFMSVQLAYTQPSGRQSAIQFMLSIINKFPLQMLAKHSEFLYLSLGTRLVNDEDTACRRAVAAALEALLGRLNKLQRQPLLDLTLLFFTSPQSSQKPGVREMAAAMLSRFVQAERGGFVERLPLVLPTLVAILTLGDVNAGGKFVRAPGREAFSAMDSSVPRKRRRKMAAEEELLADMDPEARLEHQQRCIDHQLIQLQYCLLKIFEHCGEVMLSSEEFAPTVDELAYACQRLLAHEHNWVRCNAAKLLTQILAHYDYDYVGQQLVGVKREHKAEAKSLEFIYAQPAQDLKSLVLDLCAQVTPGETAQEMIDELVKILLYVAHMLRDVPFSIKQEPDADADQSDLPPAGKINLNWLVRNIRFLINKELAKAPHDTSIRTALFTLIEGLSTLLSVDVVTQLAPPLLQSLVREMSEEDQNVDAELRQLALRVGSRLRKRIGTETYDKLRNVVQTKLMVRRAERRKAVAQEKIHDPERAAKRKAGVQERKKAAKRLKTAVVRGKAPDMKQKLKKRKRKAEMEGF; encoded by the exons ATGGCTGCTATAACAGAGAAATCAAaagacacaaacacatttCGG TTCAAATCGTTTACGGAACGCGTGAATGAAATCGACTTGCGGCATCTGGCGCTCTATCACATAGGCCACAAAAATGAGCAGCTCGAGGAAGTGGAAAACGAGACGTATTTCCAGCAGACATTGCAAAAGTGGAACGTGCTCAATCTGACCGAGGAGTACAATTACTTCAGTAAGCGATGCCGCAACATTGTCACGCTTCCCCAACTGTTGCATCAAAAAGACTTTGTAATTGATCTGTTACTGGAACGCTTGGCCACTGCTACAACATTGtcgcagcagccgctgctggAACTACTCTATGTGCTGGCCCGCGATTTGCGTGAGGAGTTCTATGCGTATTTCCAACGCGTGCTCGACAGATTGATCTGTCTGCTGAACACACAGGATGCGGAGCAACTGGAATGGACGCTCATCTGTCTGGCGCATTTGTTCAAGACACTGAAGTCTTATTTAAAGCGCAACATTGGTGTAGTCTTCAATGCCATTCTGCCGCTGCTTGACGAGCAGCATTACCCGGATCATGTGACCAACTTTGCCGTCGAATGTTTCGCTTACATTGCACGCGATGTGCGCGACTTTCCGCGCTTCCTTGCCTACGTGCTGAAGACTGTGTTACGCGAGCAGGTGGAGAGCGTGCATGGCTGCGGTCGGCTGCTCTACGAGATTCTGCGTGGTGTCAATGGCCATCTGCATATCTGTGCTGCCGAGTTGGTCGCCCACGTGCTCCAGGTGCTGGTGAACGAGGGAGCGAGTCACACTAATGCACAGACGGCACTACTTTCCGACATACTGCAGCACAGTCTCGGCTTGTTGCTCAACTTTATTCAAGTGGATCAGAGCGTCGTGCTCTGGCAACAACTCTGCGGCGCCGTCGCCAAGCCAGAGTTGAGCGTGACGGCAACGGTGCAACTGCTGGAACTAATGCTTCCTCTCGTAACTCACAAGGATGGACGCTACATTGCGGAACTTTCGCTGCTGGTGCCAACAATGCTAAAGCTGCTCGACCGACACATGACGCTGACAACAGCAGAGCCACTGCAGCAGTTGAGCACGCTGGTCAGCAGCCTATTGCAGGCGCGGCAGACGCAGCTCAGTCAACTAGACGCAAGTCGTCtgctacagcagcagctgaaagtACATCAAGTGTCGCGCGTGGTATACGTCGAGTTCATACTACAGATGCTGGACTACAAGCAGTTTGAGCTCTTGGTGCTGCCCCATGTTGTGGCCCACTACGAGGAGCAACTGGACGAGAGTGCGTTGGAGCTGCTGGCACGCATTGTACAGCACAAGCGGCCACTTGCTGTGGATGCGCAGAGTCTGTCCGACTGGCAGGCCTATGTAATTCAGCTGAAGCAGAGCAAGACCATGACGCATGTGGAGAAGCAGTTGCAGAACATTGATATCAACGACGAAAGCcagttgctgttattgctgctgttgcctcatTTACGCGGCTTCAGCAAGCAGTCGCTGGAGAGCAGCCTGCAGGTTGCCATTGAACAGCAGCTAACGAGCACCTCAAGTTATGACTCCCaactcttgctgctgctgttgcagacTCACGCGCTGCTCAAGTTCAAATTGGCCAAGAAAGTGCGGCATCAACTGCAACAGACCCTGCTGCCTTCGATTGCCAGCGATCCGCGGGCTTTGGCCTGCCTACAATTGATGTTGCTGAAGACCAGCAAAGGCGAACTGGACGCCAACGATGTAGACGCCATTCTCGAGCCAGTTTCCCAACTGCTAAGTCAGTCAGCAGCACAGTGTCGTCGTATGGCTGCGCATTGCCTGCAGTTGCTCGGTGCTCTCCGTGTGAAGAACAATCCCTACGAGTACTTTGCTGGCGCCTGCTCCATTGAGCTGACTGTGCACAACTATCGtgagctgttgttgcaactgcaacagctggAGCCGGCTGCAGCACAGTTTAAGCAGTATGCGCAGCTGCCACACTTCAAGGAGCATGCAGTCAGCCTTCTGCTTGGATTGCTCTACAACAATTTCAAGTTCGTGTGGGCGCCAGTGCAGCAACTGCTGGCGGAATACCTCAAGGTGATGACCAACGACGAGTTCTGGACACTGTTCAAGGCGAAGCTGCTGCAGACAAACGAGTACATCGACTACACCAAGGAGACGACGACACTGGCACAGCCCAAGCAACGGGACTACAATTCCTCTGCGCTGGGatcgctgctgccgctggagGAGTCGCAGCAACAGATAACGCTGCAACAGGCATTGAACTATCGCCAGCTGCTCTGGCAATGCATTCCCAAGTTGGGCAGCATTGCGGAGGTGAAGAATGCGGATCTGGTGCGACTCTTTCTGCAGTTCGTAGAGCGCGAGTATCGCGGCCAGCTGGAACACGCCGAATATACTTGGAATCTACAGGAAACGGCGG CCGATGACATCGAAGTGGATGAGGAGCCGGAGGAGTCAACTCCTGCAAAGGGTCGCCAAAAGCGTAGAACGCGCAATCTTCATGCGAAATTCATACTACAGACACTTCAACTTAAGCTCAGCTGCTTTGTCGCCCAGCCCAATCCTAAGGCGCTACATCGGGAGCCAGAGATGCGCGAGTTTTATTTGGAACTGCTTGCTGGACCCAatgcgcagctgcagcagctggctTTGGACTGTCTCGTGGCCTACAAACAGCCCGCAGCGCTGGTGCAGCACAAGGAGCAGCTGTCGGGTCTCGTTGATGAGGCTAAGTTCAAGGCATCGCTCACTGGCTTCGAGTTGAGCAGCCTGGCTGCTCAGCAGCGCACAGAACTGATGCCCTACATGCTGCGTCTGCTTTACGGACATCTGAACAAGGGAAATCAACGTCAGCTGAGTGGACAGCAGCGTAAGACACTCATTCTGCGCTTTCTCGGTCAGTTGGATGAACAGGAGATTCTTGGTTTCCTGCGAATGGCGTTCAGTCGCTTCGAGAACTACACGAATCAACCAGTCGAACTGTTGGTGGAATTTGTGCGCAAGGAGTTTGTGGCGACGTCTGTGATTGCTGCACGCCAGCTGCAGAGGATCGTCAATCTGCTGGAGCTGATACGCAAAGAGTTTGCGGGTCGCCTTAGCGCCGATTTCCAAGTCTATGTGctcaagctgctgctgctcgccgGCGGAGTGTCTCAGCAAGCTTTGAGTAGCCATGGAGCAGCAGGAAAACTTTTGAATGCTTATAGAAATGTGCGTCATGCTGCGCTGCAAACCCTGGTCAGCTACTTTGACCAGCTGCTAGACAATGCGGAGCTCTGGCAGGAATCCCAACTCAGTGCCATCTGTGAGGTCTTCGTTTGGCCTAATCTTGCACGCCTGCCGCAGGAATCAATACATGCGCCAACGCCActgctgaagctgctgctgctctgggGCAGCGAACCCCGTTTCCACAGCTGGTTGCAAGAACGTTCCCCGACAGATGCGGATGCGCCAACCATTATGAAGCAGCTGATGGCGCTGCTGTTGAACGACAAGGCCAAGCATTTGGTGCGTCGACCTCTGCTACAGTTGGTGGAGCAGCTGCTTGAGTGTGCCAACTCAAAGGAAAAGGAGGACGATCAGGCACAGGGCGCCTTAGCACTGGCCATATTACAACCCTACATACCCGATGTGCTGCAATTGATGCAGGCCAGCTGGAAGCAAAAGAAGTCCGGCAAACAGTCTCTGGACAAGCGGGAACTAAACATTCTCAGTCTGCTAACGGTGCACGTGCAACAGCCGGAAACCTGCGAgacgctgctgcagctgctgctgccaatcTTCATCAAGCAGGCTGCGAATGCCAATGCCAGTCCAGAAACGGTGCTGCAGCTGATACAGACCCTGGCAAATCTCAGCCAGCGTGTGCCCGCTCCACACCAGTATGTGCGTCAACTGGCGCCGCTATTTGAACAGGTGCATGCGCTGCCAGCGCGCAAATTGCTCTGCGAACTGCTCGCGGAGATGGCCAAGCGACTGCACAAGCAGGCTAaactggagcagcagctgcagccggCGGCGGAGCAACTGCGTGAATGGGCACGAATTGTTCTGCTGCTCAATGCGTGGGACAAGCGCTGGTTGGAGCAACCCGACTACGACAAGCGATTGCAGGCACTCAACGAGCTGAAGCAACAACTTGAGCAGCCCAAGGAGCAGGTTGTCATTGACTTGGAGCTGGGACTGCTGGTCACATACAACTGCTTCTACATGCTGCGACACGTCTCCGATCTGGGCATGCGCGTCAACATTGGCGAGCtgttgaagctgctgctgccgcatcTGACACGTCAGCTGAAGCAGGAACAGCTGCACCACTGGCTGGAGGATTgtctgttgccgttgttgcagCGCTGCCTGCGCGATGAACGTCACGAACATGCGCGCAGTGAAGCTATCGGATTACTGGGTGAACTGGCGCGTCAGTGTCCCCAAGTGCATGATGTGCTGCGTGATCTGGCGCCGCTGACGGATCAACATGATCTGGAGGTGGATTTCTTTGAGAATATGCTGCATCTGCAGACGCAGCGGCATGGTCGTGGACTGCAGCGACTCGTCAATATTGCCGGTGGCGCCAGCTGGCGTGCCACGCCTCCCTGTGCCCGCAGTCTCACGCAGTTCCTGTTGCCTTTGGCCACACGCTATCTGCTCAGCGAGAAGCATTCGGGCAAGCATACGCTGGTGGATGCCGCCATCGAGGCGGTGGGTGTTATGTGTGAACTGCTGCCCTGGCAGCACTACCAGGCTGTGCTCCGGCATTACTTGCAGCGTCTGCGCCACTCGCATTCCCAGCAGAAGCAGTGCGTTCGCTTGGTGGTACGTGTTCTGGACGCCTTCCACTTTGATCTGAGCAATGCTCATGCGGATGTTGCAGCACTGGCGCAGCTGAAACAGAAACTAAGCGAGTCGGTCGTCGAGGAACAGCCCAAGGAAGAGGAGGTGGAGAAAACAGAGGGTGAACCAGAGGAGAAACCTGTGAAAGAGGAAGATGGAGAGATCGACTTTGAAGCAGACAAAGTGGAAGAGGAGGAGACTGAAACTGAGACCGAGCAGCCTAAGCAAAGACAAGACAAAACACTGGCACCCAATGCCGCCAAACGGGTGATGGCCACCATTACCAGCGTGCTGCTGCCGACCTTGAATCGCGCCATCACCGAGAAGACGAACTACGACACCAAGCACAAGGTGAACAGGCGTCGACTGAGCTACGAGCGCGAAGAGGAGGAAATCCAGCGGGTACCCATTGCGTTGGCCATGGTCAAGTTGCTGCAGAAGCTTCCACAGGAGCTGCTGGACAACAGTCTGCCAG GTATCTTCATGAAGGTTTGCACTTTCCTGCGCTCCCCACTCAAGTCAGTGCGCATGCTGACCCGCGACATCCTCAAGAAGATCATGCTTACACTGGGCGGCAGTTGCCTTGGATTGCTGCTGGAGCAACTGCAGTCGCTGCTCACACGTGGCTTCCAGGTGCATGTGCTCTCGGTAACGCTGCACGGAGTGTTGGATGCACTGCGTGGCCAATTGCAGCCGACGCACATTGAATCCTGCCTGCAGAATCTGCTTGAAGTGGCTctgaatgatatatttgggGATGTGAATGCCGAGAAGGAGGTGGACAAGATTGTGGCCCACACGCCAGAGGCAAAGCCCAGTGCCAAGAGCTATTTGACACTCAATATTGCAGCGCGACACATCAGGGACAACTGTTTGCTGGATCTGCTGCTGCCCTTCAAGGAGCAACTGGCGCGTACCCATTCCCGCAAGGTGACGCAAAAGATACAGGAGTGCTTTGCCAAGATCGTTGCGGGTCTGGTGGAGAACACGCACATTGCACGCGAGAGTTTGCTGATCTTCATCTACGGCACGATGTCGGAGAGCATCACAGATCTGTTGCCCGGCACACAGAAGCGACAGCTTAGCGCCAAGGAGCAGGCACTGATGAGACGCGCTCGTCCCGATTGCCTCCTGCTGCAGCCAGCGCCCGGACGACGAAGCGTCACCACTGGCAACAAGCAAGTCAAGTCCAGTGCCCAGGCTAATGCCCATATCCTCATTGAGTTTGGTCTGGAGTTGCTGCACTTTGTGCTGAAGCGCAAGAAGCTCACGGATCTGGACTATCAACCATTTCTGCAtccgctgctgccgttgttgcgCGATGCCCTCAGCAGTAATCATGCAAGGACCACCAGCTATGCCCTGAAGTGCTACACGGCCATTTGGCTAGGCGAATATGAGCTCGCCGAGCTGAATGCCGAGCAACTGGCTCCGGTGGTCAAGCGCATGTTCGACATCCTGAAGAACTTCTCCACATTTGGAGCCACGCGACAGGAAGAGAATGCACAGCTAGTACGCGCCAGCTTCAAGGCTGTGGTGGCGCTGCTTCGTAAGTGCGAGGATTATGCGCTGACTGCCGAGCAGAttgagcagctgttgctgcacatCGAGCAGGAGCTGCAGGAGGGAGAGTGCAGCAGCCAGACCATGTGCTTCACGCTGCTCAAGGCGCTGGTGGGCCGCAAAGTGGACACACGCTCGCTGCACGACTTGATGAAGCGATTGGGTGATCTTTCGATCATCTCGCAGTCAGATCATGTGCGCGACGAATCCAGGAGCATACTCATCACCTACATCATGGAGTATCCGCTGCAGCAACGTGTTGAGCAGCTGATGAAGTTCATGTCCGTTCAGTTGGCCTACACGCAACCCTCGGGCAGACAGTCGGCCATTCAGTTTATGCTGTCCATCATCAACAAATTCCCGCTGCAGATGCTGGCCAAGCATTCGGAGTTCCTCTATCTCTCCCTGGGCACGCGGCTTGTCAACGACGAGGACACCGCATGCCGACGAGCTGTGGCCGCTGCTCTCGAAGCTCTGCTCGGCCGACTCAACAAGCTGCAGCGTCAGCCACTGCTCGACTTGACACTCCTGTTCTTCACTTCACCACAGTCCAGCCAGAAGCCAGGTGTGCGTGAGATGGCTGCTGCAATGCTCTCCCGCTTTGTGCAGGCGGAACGTGGCGGATTTGTGGAGCGCCTGCCTCTGGTGCTGCCCACACTGGTCGCTATACTCACGCTGGGTGATGTCAATGCTGGCGGCAAGTTTGTGCGTGCACCAGGACGTGAGGCGTTCTCTGCGATGGACTCGAGTGTGCCGCGCAAGCGTCGTCGCAAG atGGCTGCAGAGGAGGAATTGCTGGCGGATATGGATCCAGAGGCACGGCTAGAGCATCAGCAGCGCTGCATTGACCATCAGCTGATACAGCTGCAGTATTGTCTGCTCAAGATTTTCGAACACTGCGGCGAAGTGATGCTCTCAAGCGAAGAATTTGCCCCAACAGTGGACGAACTGGCCTATGCCTGTCAAAGATTGCTGGCCCATGAGCACAACTGGGTGCGTTGCAATGCAGCCAAGCTACTTACACAGATCCTGGCGCACTATGACTACGATTATGTGGGTCAGCAGCTGGTTGGCGTCAAACGGGAGCACAAGGCGGAGGCCAAGTCGTTAGAGTTTATCTACGCACAGCCAGCGCAGGATCTGAAGAGCTTGGTGCTGGATCTGTGTGCTCAGGTGACGCCTGGCGAGACGGCGCAGGAAATGATTGATGAGCTGGTCAAGATACTGCTCTATGTGGCGCACATGCTGCGAGATGTGCCCTTCAGCATCAAACAGGAGCCGGATGCCGATGCAGATCAATCTGATCTACCGCCAGCTGGCAAAATCAATCTCAATTGGCTGGTGCGGAACATTCGCTTCCTGATCAACAAGGAACTGGCCAAGGCGCCACACGACACCAGC